CGGACATATTTGAATATAGCCCGCTGAATTTTGTTGATATATTTCGATTAGAATTGAGATTTATTAGATCGGGTGTGGCTGTGGCGGTCAATTTAGGCATAATGAATAGGTTCCTTGTAAATTAGCTATCAGGTTCCAAGGAATTCGATACGGATATTATGCATTTAGTTTAATTAGGATCTCTGAGTAGTTCTAGAAGCTCTAAGAATTGTTCGCCTTGCAAGAATCTGGATTTCACGGATATCAGAATTGAGAAATTTCTATTTTGATCATATTATCATTAATATATCGTTTACAGTGTGCAATAATGAATTTACCGAAATCGATAGACTAATACTTCAAAATGCattaaatataataatatcttAGATGGAATAACATTGTTTTCATACTAAATTGGTCCGTAACTACCTCATTCTGCTCTCAAAAAAAGTAGTTCAATATAATATGCCAATTAATAACTGTTTATATGGTGAATAAAATATCAGTTGTCCACAAAGAATGAACTGTACCTACCTGAAGAAGTAAGATTCAGGAATAGTTTTGCTACTCTGAtatcattaattcatttcaatacCGAAATATATATTACAACAATTGGGAGGAGTTTTCAAATAAGGAAACCATTAAAATCGCTGTAGATAACGAAGGAAAAAGTTTCACCCTAGTTAAACCAGATGTTCATTGTTGGAGAGCTTGGAAGGAATTTAAGCATAGGATaccgaaataataaaaatatgtctTGCACGGACAACGCAAGTTACGGTACAGTGATCATAATATAGAAATAGGCTCTTATTGAATAGGTATTGGACTAAAATAAAGTAATAAATAATACAAAAgtgttagtgatttttcaatcgatataaGGCTGCATAATCAGCTTAGATAATATGAAGTAATCCATGTGTTTTGAGTAACAATAATGGAAGTAGGTCAAGAGCAAGTCGAAAGGAAGGTTTTCCTCTAGATTTTCGTAAGTTCCTCAAAATAAGTCAAATTTCAATGAGAGCTGCTAGTTATATTGGTACAAATTTGACTTTGTATGGTTCTTTGACCGAAATAAGTACAAATTTAATAGTTCATTGTCAAGAGGTTGAAGAAAACCTCAAATGATTTCTCATTACAGTTAATCATCTATCCAATCTATTCTGATAGAATTCAAGGCCTATAAACAGATTTTCTATATTCATATTCTTTTTTACTGCCTGCAGAACAGTTTCAAGAAGCCGTTATCATATCGATGAATCCTTTACTAATGAACTATCCAACTCATCCTGGAGTTCAAGATATTATCATTGGAAAAATGGATAAGGAGCTCGATAAAGAAAGATAAGGACGGTTGACAGCACCAATTGTGTGCAAATAAATTGACATGTGAAAaactatatcaaattttttcatctaCCCCCAACATTCCACATATAATTGGACCAAATTCCACGAAAGACCATTAACATAAAGTCGTGGCTAAAACCTACTCGCAGTAACCAACAAAGACAATGATAATTTCAGTTTTCGAACTTCATTAGAATGCAATAATGGTCACGTATTCAGACCAGACGTAGTGAATGTTTGTGTTGCAAGTAGAATATTTTTTGTGGAACAATGCCAcctaaaatttcatttttacgaTGTGAATTTCTGCCTTGGGAGCAGCGATCGGACGCTGAGCAGAGAAATGCGTGGTTTGTTGTGCAAAATTCTGTGATTCAATTTGGTATTCAGATTCCTAGTTGTGTTATCgtgaaatgatgaaaaagttCGATTCTTTTGAGGTTTCATTTAATGCTCTACTGGCTGCGGTAATGATGGCTTGGTACAACAGGCCCAGGCAGTTGAATTAAGTATATCAGTTCTTGGagttatcttcttcttcttgaaaATATTGGCAGATACAAAAATCGAACTTGAATCACACCTGCTCAGGAAGTAGTGTACTGAAGCTTCTCTTATAAGATTAGATACGTTACTCATGATGACCTTCCCTTTTagatctgaattttttttaatctttgatCTAAACCTGATACCTAATAATGTCCGAACCAGAGAGCTTTGAACAATAGACAACGATTTAGTTAATTCTACGTTATAAAACCGAAAGTATCAGTTCCCAGCTCTATTTGACACTTTAGCATCGAGGAAGTTGACGAATAGTGTGTGCTAATGATTGCTCTCATTCCATAATTACCATGAAATAAAGTGTAGCTTATGAATTCATACGTGAACGAAATAATTCAATGAATTCCGTCCGAAATGCTGTTCACCTTCGGAAGTTTCAAGATGCATATAAATTCCGAATAATAGATCGTTTTTTGACCTTCCCCGTCTTGTTAATATCTTCGTTAAATGCATCTCTGTAATGATGCTCTTGTAGGGAGGAACTTCAATACAGACGACAGGTTGTTAACCGAGATTTTTAGGATCTTGAAAAGTGGATTGACGTCGAAAAAACTGCGTACTTTTCCTACCCATAACTGAAGATTGCTGGATTCTGTGGGCGTTACTCAGAGCTCCTTTCAAAGGccttttttattattcaatatcATCGAAACTTCTCGATTTGTTGCAATTATTTCAGAGAAGAACAATTAAGAAACCATTCCATTATCTGGAAAGAACTCTTTTGGTTCAACCTTCCATTTCGTTTCACTATTGGATCAGCGAGTCCAGTAGTAGAATacctattgaaaataaatataaaccCAGAGTTGACTATATTTATTGCCAATTTATATTTAAGTATATTCGCAATTCCTAGAAACATAAGTAAGAACTACGAGTAAGATTGAAACACTTCGTTGCACCAATAAAAAATAATCGATAAATTATCGGCCTTTTAAATTGACGCCTATCAACGCTTTCAAAATGGAGCTTTGAAAAACAAACTAACAGTACTTTTATTAGCGACCATGGTGTGGAAAAATCTCTATTTTATAAAACTCTATTGATATGTCGCAAATAACGACTATAAAACTTAGATTATTCAAGGAATTCCTTCTACTGGATCAGTAAAGCTGGAAAGAGGCAGTGCACTATACCAATTTGTTAGCAATTCATGTCTTGATATATAAGCTGGAGCAATATGTCATATAATGGTGATTATTGAAATTCTATGATAATAAGTTCTATACTATGCATCCGGAACGTGTCTCGTTTATTGTAAATGTGGGATCAGTTCGGTTTTTTTGCACGATTTACATAATGTTCCGCCTAACCATGATGTTTTGCTAATTTATCAATCCATTATAGTGATATATTGAGGAAAAGTCGACTATATGAATCCTAGGTAAACCTACAGATATGAAATGGAAATGGTCAAGCCTAATTTTTCGATGTTTATCTGATAGTCAATCTCTAGATCCGCTTTAAACTATACAGGATATGATCCTGCAAAATGTAGAAGGGTAATAAGCACAGAAACCAAGAGAAAAAGGAGTGTACTGTAGAAatctatttttcaagaaaagaGTAATCATTTCTCCACCAGATGTCACATATCTTTTCTGAAAACTCAGTTGTGCTTTCTCGGGTGGAATATAAGTTCTGAATTTCATTTTGGTTGTCATCATCGACTCTGTTTGACTTTGAGGACACTCGTGGAAGATCACCATGATTCTTCGATATATTATGAAGAATGCTCGTACACATAGTTCACAACTACCTTCATGAGGGCTGTGCCTCGCAATGTTTTGTAGGTTATACTTATTGCGTTTATTACcttcaaattttctcacatACAACCAAGATGACAACACAGCCGGCTCGTTTGGCAACTGAAACATTTCAATATCCCCCAAAACGTGCGCAGTTCTGCGCTCTGATAAATTTCGAATGATCTGTGTGCTGCGTGAGCCAACTGAGCCCCTacttatgaaatgaaataaaataagcCAGCaactaaaacaaaattatcaCCTCTTCAACGCAATATGGACGTCACGGTTTGTGGTTCATGTTAATTCTGTTCAATAATTGAACGGCTTCTATGTTTAATGATATTCGAGGAATTCCATTCGAAGGAGAGGTCCTGACGAAATCAAGTctgataatttcaattagggatGCACCATTTCGGACACTTGGTTGAGTTTTGATGGTTTTATGTGGTTAACGATATATGAATTAGAGGCggaattgattttattatttttggtaTAATGTAGACTTTGGTTTCTCTtttggatatcttcttgattgtCTGAGCAAACCATAATGTTCGTTATGAAGGAAAAAGAATGAATAAGTCATTGGTGGGTATTTTCATCAACCATTTTTTCTAACAGAGATGAAATGTTTGAACTTATTGAATACAAATTTTTCCtgaaagataaattactctaaagactacctcagaaaaattcccaaagagttgggttcagttaaaaattcctcaagaccgaaaggtTGTGCCGAAGtggatgaacttctcagatctattactacaagagttgctcttcctGAATATGTAACgcttttagatctacgataattttcctggaagataaattactctaaagatgaccttcgaaaagttcccaaaaagttgggttcagttaaaaattcctcaagaccgaacagttgtgccaaaatggatgaagttcttagatttattacaagatctacgataattttcctggaagataaatcattctaaagatgaccttcgaaaaattcccaaaaagttgtgtacagttgaaacttcctcaagatcgaacggttgcgacAGGGTAGATGAAATGTCAAGATTTAGCACTAGAaaggttgctttttcagaatatgtatgaagtttaaatctactatgatttttctgctagatGCAACCTCGAAAtttgaataatgaagaaaaatttaaaattcgattttctggtAAACAGCGTTAGATATACGGAAGTTTGGTGAGCAAATGTAGATTTTCGACCATGCGAGCAATTTAGAAAGCCCTTCTCCTttcatttagattttcatcttggaaatggcatttttcaaaaattgcaattttcaatctgcgatatctcctgttatattcgtctgatcgaattgggatttccggttatataatcagcgttgcctaggcttccaccctagcacaaaaactcgattttcataatctcgattttttgggtcaaaaatgagcaaggggttagacccctaaaatgacctatttgcttctctgtgtgaaaatcaggatgatctattactgtcttaggatatgaagtgcatagaattcgttttgaaaattcaaggaaaccaaacagttgatgattcaaaatgaaacaaaatgaataaacacattttcaattttttttaggcTGGTTTACAAAGTTCGAATGAAGGGATGATGGGACTTATTCGGAAGCAATGCTGATTTCTATGATTGAATCAATTCCTACGTACGTCAGGTTCAATGGAGATGTTCTTTGAGTGAAGGGGACCTTGCTTAGCGCCTTCCTCAGTAGCTATGGGGAAGGGGCCATCATATATAAAGATCATGGCGCTCTGTATTAATCACAGTCACACATAACTTCCTAGTGCCTATCTGGTAGAGGTTGTTCAAGCTAGTAATCATGAGGGTTTTGGTAAGTAAAGTGAACCTAGTGCTCAGTGAATTATCTCGGTGCAATTGGAAATATGTGATTAAAAAGTGACAAATTTTCGAATTATCAACCTGAAGTTTTCACTGTCGGTTTTCAACCCTTTCAATACatatatcttcattttttttggaCTGAAAAGGCTAAATTGAAAGCCCTGACTATAGGACAGATAATCATGCAACAACTTTGGTACAAATTTATCAACCCTTCAAGTATTTAGACGAGTTCAATTTGACAATTCAAGAGACGTCTTAGAAATGGCTATAAATGCTCAATAGAAGTGATAATAGAAAATGTTTCGAATTGAATTCTTAATCATGATCACAATGATATGAAGAAAATTGTACGAAATTGAATCGAAAGATCTGAAACGAGATATATCATGAATTTCCATATCCATCTGATTTCATTACAATATAATTGGGTATTCAAGCCTGAATAATTGATATAATTGGGATGAAGCAATTCCAACATGAAACGCATCAATCTATCCTTTAATATTATCACTGTTTCgaaagaataaaaattgattttcatggTCCTCAACTTAGAATAAATCGCACTGTAAACCAGCATACaaaatcaattttaaatttCCTTCCAGTTGTTCGTTTCTTTGGTGGTAGCAGCCGCATCTGCTGGGTATGCCCCTTACTACCAGCACCAAGCCGTGATCGGACCAGACGGTCATCCAGTTGAGACTCCAGAAGTTCAACACGCCAAAGCGGCTCATTACGCCGCTCACATCGAAGCCCGAAGCCGCGTTCATGGAGTCCCATACGTACCAGCTCACTATGGCTATGCACCCGGTATCACCCACGACGGTCACCCGCTAGATACCCCTGAAGTAGCTGCCGCCAAACTCCAACACTACCACGACTTCGCTGTAGCCGCCCAAAGAAACTCCATACCTGCAGGTCACGGAATTTTGGGACAATACGCCATCGGCAGCCCATATCCAATTGACACCCCTGAGGTGATTAttgatttttaaatttattttccaAGGGTTAACTGGTGGTTTTCAGGTTCAACATGCCAAAGCTGCTCATTTCGCTGCCCACGCCCAAGCTGCTGCACGTGCCCATGGTCTGGTCCACTACAGACGCCGCAGGGGAATCTTCGCCTACCCCCAACACATCCCAGTGATCGACCATAACGGTGTACCAGTAGAAACTCCAGAAGTTCAAGCTGCCAAGGCTTTCCATTTGGCCAAACACGCTGAGGCTTCCGCCAGGTCAGGACACTACGCTTATGCCCCACAGGTTCACTCCATTGGATACCCAGCTAGTCTGCCAGTCATCGCACACAACGGAGTACCTGTGGACACACATGAGGTTGCTGTCGCTAAGGCTCAACATTTCGCTGCTCACCAAGAAGCTGCTGCCAAAGTTGGAGCAGTATCACCACTTCATTACGCCGCATCGTATCATCTTGGAGGCGCTGTTATCGGACCTGATGGACACCCTGTAGAAACACCAGAAGTGCAACATGCTAAAGCTGCTCATTTCGCTGCACATGCTGCTGCTCGTCACCATTATTGAACGAATACATTCCCCCGAGACGCTGTTCTGTAACCACGTATTTGCTGGATTGTTTTTTCGGCTTTCACCTAAATTATCACTTATTCTACCAAATACTTGCCTACAGAACTTTGTCAGCTGCAAGAGCTTTATCTTGCCATCACTTGTAGTTTTCAGTACCTGGCAGGGGTTCCGAAATTAGGAATTTTCACCAGGGAAGAATAGACCGTGATGCAAGCGATTACAAAAAGTGACtaaattaaaatatatttttataatcGAATGAATCATAATGTAAGCACATATTGTACATAAGTCATTATGCATAAATAAAAAAGTCAATCAAGTCTATTCATTGTCGTTTTTTGTTAATATCACCAACTGGATGAGAAGATTATTATACCGGTATTTAGATAAAGATAACTGGATCGTTGTTTCTAATGTCAAGTCTCTTTAATGAATTGGACATAACTCTATTAGGTTGAAGAAATAACGAATCCTGATAGCTAACTAGTTTTCATCACAGCGATATGggatattaaaaaataattattttcgtaTTGGAATTGTTCTCCGGTCCTATAATCAGCGTTACCAGAGTtcctaccctagcacaaaaattcgatttcgaaaatctcgattttttttggataaaaaaTGAGGGTTAggccccccctaaaatgacctttttgttcatctgcctaaaaatcagggtgttctataactgtcctaggatatggacaGCATATgagttgttttgtagattctagaaaaccaatcagtggatgattcaatagagaattggatTCGAGAGAACGctttgaagtcaactcgaaaatgaaaattggaaagacaaaaaaaattattttctcctaaactgggccagatatttgaaattttggtataaaaatataggttttcgaacacgctgaatctattgcgatcaaTTTCGTAAGCCTGTCTCACTTCGTTTAGATTCTCATCCTGGAAATGGCATtgttcaaaagttgcaaatttcacttgagaattcgtcaaaaccgaacggttaagctgagatggatgaaattttcagatttgttactagaagagttgctctttcagagtatgtatcatgtttagatctacgataattttcctggaagataaagtactctaaagatgaccttcgaaaaattcccaaaaagttgggttcagttgaaacttcctcaagatcgaacggttgcgctgtGGTAGATAaaatgtcgagatttatcacaAGAAAAGGTTGCTCTTTTAGAGTGTATCTACTATGAGTTTTCTGCTGGATACCACCTTTGAGTAATCAAGGTTAATAATCAAactcgaaagttgaaaaatggaataatttaaaatttgattttctggtaGACAGTGTTAGATATCCCAAAGTTTGGTaagcaaatataggttttcgaacacgcttaatctattgcgagcaactTCGAAAGCCCGCTTAGAtcaaattttcatcttggaaatggcattttttaaaaattgcaatattcaatctgcgatatctcctgttatattcgtctgatcgaattgagacttccaattatataatcagcgttgtccaGGCTTCttccctagcacagaaactcgatttcgaaaatctcgatttttgggtcaaaaatgagcaaggggttagactcccCTTAAATGATATATTTGCTCATCTGTCTGAAATTCGATGTGTTCTATAACTCTCGTGAAATATGGAGAGCATATaagttgttttgtagattctagaaaaccaaacagtcgatgagtcgatagagaattgcacagAGGAGAACGCTTCGAAGTAAACTCGAAAATgacaaatggaaaaacaaaaaaaattcattttctcgtgaagagtgtcagatattcgaaagtttggtatgcaaGTATACGATGAATCTATTCGAGCATTTCCGAAGGCCTTTcttccttcgttcagattttcatcttttaaaaaaataaaaacccagAAAATATGTATCTCAGAAACTTCCATCTAGATGGCGAGAGTTTTATCAGGttgtttttattattcgaaATATTTGCTAACAATCTGTAGTAATATTTGACTTTGGTTTTGATAAGCACAAAGGGCCTATataacttgttcagtttttaaatgaaaatgaatgataATGATCTTATAAAAATTCTTCTTCGAACCTTGTGTTAAACTGAAAtttgcttgaaaaaaaaatcaaggaacATCTAAATGAATTCTAGCAAAGAAAAAAAGTATTTGAATATATCATTCCATtctatacaaaaaaaaacaaatagttttcatctcaatttttatatttcagtaTATTCACTGCTAAACGAATCAATTTCTTACGCTCTGAACACAAAGTATGATTTGTCTGgatttataaaataatatattattaacTACATTGAGAAAACTAGAACACTCAGTTCAACATTTAGCACCATAtcatttgatgaaattttccaaAATTCTCTTCGTTCttcaatcaaaaataaaaagtgcCGTCAAACTAACAATGCAGAGTGTTTCGATAGGCTTCGAGTATTCGACTGAAGAAGGAAACGCACCGTTCGTTAGCCGAAAATTAAAATAAGACCAATCACCTAATCCCCGATATCCCAAGGATGACTTAAATTCTTTGTCTACCAGCACATTGaaccaaataattttttttctaatttatgTCGCATTTTCGAGAGACGCTCGTAAGGTGAAAGGAACCTTGATCTTCGACGCCTTCAAGAAGAACCACCGAAGGGGGGGTTCCCATATAAATATACACCTCAGTTTTGATAAAATCATAGTCATTCAACTTCCTAGTGCCTTACAGGTAGAGGTAGACGCAATTCAAACATGAAGATTTTCGtgagtaaaatttttttattatacataaaaataaatattcgacACTCCTTAAAGGAGAATTTAAGAATGCGGATGTTCTCACATAGATGCTCTCCAATTGTTAATATTCGTGAAAATTAACtattaatttcaatattcaGGAAGACAATCAAATAATTACCCGATGAAAGTACCAAAATTTTGCTCGTTAAAACTAATAAATAGAAGTTATTCGATCAGTTGGTCGATCCTGCTTGAAAATTGTGACACCGTTTCATGAAATAGTAGAAAAAGAGTCCATTTTATAGTGTGAAATAGgcgtgaaaataaaataaccaCCAAATCACGTATTTCAGGCGCCAATTCGTGAACAATTAGTTTTTTGGTACAATGTTCGTGGGAATAAAATTCAGATTTCTCCACTTCTAGGAAAGCTACATTAACCTAGAGTTATCACTAGGAAATGCACCAAGAAATTATTAAAACCAGAAGAAAAAAATCCTCGTTTGACTCTGAATCAATAAAAGAATGAAGAGAGGTTGATTTATCCaatttttaatctttttttatAGTTGTTCATCTCCTGCGCCTTGGCAGTAGCCTCCGCATCTGTTCTGGGACCAGACGGCCACCCTGTGGAAACCCCTGAGGTTCAGCACGCTAGAGCTGCTCACTACGCTGCTCACGCTAAGGCCTTGGGGCACCTCGGCTATGGAATCCCAGTTGCTCACTACGGAGTAGTACCCGGAGTAGTGTCTCTTGATGGACGCCCATTGGACACCCCTGAAGTCGCTGCTGCTAAGATCCAACACTACCACGACTACGCCGTCGCTGCCCAGAGAAACGCTGTGCCTGTTGGACACGCTTTGGTTTACAATCACCCAGTTGCTACCGGACATTTGGGTGTGTTAGGCGCTCACCCAATTGATACTCCTGAGGTAAACAGCTCCTTCTTCTCTGATCGGACTATCTGAGTCCATACGCCAAAACTGACTTGTTCTCTTGATGGTTCTATCTAAGCCTGCTTTTTTATAGGTTCAACACGCTAAGGCTGCCCACTTCGCTGCTCATGCTGAAGCTGCAGCTCGCGCTCACGGTCTGGTCCACTACAGACGTCGCAGAAGCATAGTCGCCTACCCTCAGCACGTCCCAGTCATCGACCACAACGGTGTTCCAGTAGAAACCCCAGAAGTCCAAGCTGCCAAAGCCTTCCATCTTGCCAAACATGCTGAAGTTGCTGCCAGATCTGGCCATTACTTGCAAGCTCCAGTCAATGTGTACGCCGCTGTTCATGCCCCACAACCCATTGCCTACTACAACTCTGTCTCTCCTCTCGCTGGTCTCGCTCTGAGCCCACGTTACGTCTACAACCACGCTGCTGTCGTTGTCGGTCCTGATGGTCACTTGGTCGACACCCCTGAAGTCCAACAGGCTAGAGCTGAACATCTGGCTGCACATGCTGGAGCTCACCATCATTGATGAACGATAGAATCTTCGGTTGCTATTTCGAAAACGATCAAATGAAGGACGGTGcattaaattttagtttcataaGGTTGATGTTCCGTATTTTCGAATCGTTTTCGAAATTGTATGACTTGGTCTCATGCCATAAGTAGTTTCTATTTCCCAATCTCCGTTTGGTAGCTGTTGGGAAAAGATAGACTTTGGCACGAGACTTTCCAGTTACTTGttgtttttgtaatttttgctcgattgtaaataaaaaagtaatcaaaaaaaagttttgtgtTTCCTATTTTGATGAGAACCCAATTCTAATCATCCAGCTGAAGTgttattcataaaaaaggagCAACCACATACAACTCGCCATCTATGGGTAAAATTACCAGCATAGAGGCAATAGGGTAGCGTTATTTGACGACAAGAAAGTTGTCTTTATAGAATGACATGGTTGAGTTCAAGAAAAGTGTTCAACCACAGTAGATGGCTAGTCAGATTTAATCCATTTCTTGCAAATGTTGGGTGTTTAGACGTTAGAAAGCGCTCATAGAGAGGGTTTTGGGAAGCAATAGTAGTTTATGTCTGAAATTCAAACTTTAGGCAGTCAATCGATTGGGATGCCATAATTGAATTAAGGCATTTGTGTCATCAGCAAAATTTACTAATCCAAAGTTTCTGGTAATGCAAGGTTGAGGTTGTTAATGTACACAAGGAAGAGGAGTGGTCCAAATATTGTGGGATTACCCATGACTATGTCTCCATCTTTTGAAGTGAATTGGTCACCATTCAAATTATCCTTTACTATTCCTTTTCTACCTTGCATACCCTTCAGAGAATTCAGGTGCTAACCGGAAAAAGTTCAATAGAAATAATGGAGAAGGTCATTTTTCTTTCCTACGTTCTTTTGATTCGGAGAagagaaaaattattaaaatggACAGTAAcattatattttgaatatgtACTCTTTATAAGGTACATTCAATTGGTCGAAAATCCTCCAGTCTTTATTT
Above is a window of Coccinella septempunctata chromosome 5, icCocSept1.1, whole genome shotgun sequence DNA encoding:
- the LOC123313232 gene encoding cuticle protein 18.7-like; the protein is MRVLLFVSLVVAAASAGYAPYYQHQAVIGPDGHPVETPEVQHAKAAHYAAHIEARSRVHGVPYVPAHYGYAPGITHDGHPLDTPEVAAAKLQHYHDFAVAAQRNSIPAGHGILGQYAIGSPYPIDTPEVQHAKAAHFAAHAQAAARAHGLVHYRRRRGIFAYPQHIPVIDHNGVPVETPEVQAAKAFHLAKHAEASARSGHYAYAPQVHSIGYPASLPVIAHNGVPVDTHEVAVAKAQHFAAHQEAAAKVGAVSPLHYAASYHLGGAVIGPDGHPVETPEVQHAKAAHFAAHAAARHHY